The sequence GCGACGGCCCGCACTTTGCAGGATCACAACGATGCCCTGCGTGGCCTCGGTCTTCGCGCCGTCCACTTCGAACACTTTCCACAGTTCCACCAGCGGCAGATATTCCCCGCGCACTTCGAGCACGCGCTCACCGCCCGCCAGCGGATGCAGATCTTCTTCACGCGGCTGCAGGGATTCCATCACCGCGTTCAGCGGAAGAATGAACACTTCGTCTGCCACTTTCACGGACATCCCGTCGAGGATCGCCAGCGTCAGCGGAAGCAGGATGCGAATGGTGGTGCCGGAACCCTGCTTAGACTGGATCTCAACGTGGCCGCCCATCTCCTGGATGTTACGTTTCACCACGTCCATGCCGACGCCGCGCCCGGAAACGTCAGTCACCTGCTCTGCGGTAGAGAAGCCGGGCGCGAAGATCAGCATCCCCACTTCTTCATCGGTCATGTTTTCGTTGACCGCCATGCCCTGCGAAATCGCCTTCGCCAGAATACGCTCGCGGTTAAGACCCGCGCCGTCATCGGTCACTTCGATGCAAATATTCCCGCCCTGATGTTCCGCAGAGAGAATCAAATTGCCCACCGGCGATTTTCCGGCAGCAATGCGGTTTTCCGGCAGTTCAATACCGTGGTCGAGGCTGTTACGCACGAGGTGCGTTAACGGGTCGATGATGCGCTCGATCAGGCTCTTATCCAGCTCGGTGGAGCTACCCATCAGCGTCAGTTCAATCTGTTTATTCAGTTTGCTCGCGAGATCGCGTACCAGGCGCGGGAAGCGGCTGAAGACATATTCCATCGGCATCATACGGATGGACATGACCGATTCCTGCAGATCGCGGGCGTTACGTTGTAACTGACCCATGCTGGTGATCAGATCGCCATGGGTAACCGGGTCCAGTTCATTAGAACGTTGTGCCAGCATCGACTGGGTGATCACCAGTTCGCCCACCAGGTTGATCAGCTGGTCAACCTTCTCAACGGCAACGCGAATGCTGGTGGATTCGCTGGAGCGCGCGGCCGGTTTTTCACCACGTGCAGGTGCAGCAGCGTCTTTTGGCACCGCTTTCAGCGCCGGGGCCGCAGGCGCGACAGCCGGGGTCGGAGCCTGAGCGATGACGGCCACCTCTTCCTGCGCTACTGGAGCTTCCGCTTCGGCGGTTTCGGTTTCGAAGGCAATCTGGTCGGCTTCAATCACAAAGCACAGCACCGCCACGATATCGTCCTGACCAATCCCGTCATCAAGCGTAGCGGCGAGGCTGTCTTTGCCTTTCACGACATTGCTTAACGTCGCCAGGTTACCCAGCTCTTCTTCCAGCAGGTTAACCTCATTCTCTTTCAGGCGTGAAAGCACAACACGCAATTTGCCCGCTTGCGCAGCGGCTGGCACGGTTTCACCGGCACCAACCGCATCGACAACGCTCAGTTTTGCAGCAGGGACAACGGCTGCTGCGACCTCACCTTTTGCTTCCAGGGCGAGTTGGCGAAGCGCATTGCAGATATATTCAAAGCTGGCGGCATCAGGCTCTGCCGAACTTTTATAGGCGTCGAGCTGTTCCTGCATAATATCTTTGGTTTCCAAAAACAGGTTGATAATGTCGGTATTGAGCTGCATCTCACCGCGTCGTGCTTCATCCAGCAGGTTTTCCATTAAATGGGTTGTTTCCTGCAGGATGGTAAATCCAAACGTTCCGGCTCCGCCCTTAATGGAATGCGCCGCACGGAAGATGGCATTGAGCTGCTCGGAGTCCGGTGCTTCGGGCACCAGGTCGAGCAAATGTTGCTCCATATCGGCCAACAATTCGTCGGCTTCATCAAAGAATGTCTGGTAAAAATCGCTAATATCCATGCTCACGCTATCACCTCGGATTGGCTGGTGGCGATGTTGGAACGGCAGCCGAAGGAACGGCCCCAGGCTGTTTTAAATCGTCCAGTGACTCATTCTGACTTTCGGCGTTTTCATG comes from Enterobacter kobei and encodes:
- the cheA gene encoding chemotaxis protein CheA, with protein sequence MSMDISDFYQTFFDEADELLADMEQHLLDLVPEAPDSEQLNAIFRAAHSIKGGAGTFGFTILQETTHLMENLLDEARRGEMQLNTDIINLFLETKDIMQEQLDAYKSSAEPDAASFEYICNALRQLALEAKGEVAAAVVPAAKLSVVDAVGAGETVPAAAQAGKLRVVLSRLKENEVNLLEEELGNLATLSNVVKGKDSLAATLDDGIGQDDIVAVLCFVIEADQIAFETETAEAEAPVAQEEVAVIAQAPTPAVAPAAPALKAVPKDAAAPARGEKPAARSSESTSIRVAVEKVDQLINLVGELVITQSMLAQRSNELDPVTHGDLITSMGQLQRNARDLQESVMSIRMMPMEYVFSRFPRLVRDLASKLNKQIELTLMGSSTELDKSLIERIIDPLTHLVRNSLDHGIELPENRIAAGKSPVGNLILSAEHQGGNICIEVTDDGAGLNRERILAKAISQGMAVNENMTDEEVGMLIFAPGFSTAEQVTDVSGRGVGMDVVKRNIQEMGGHVEIQSKQGSGTTIRILLPLTLAILDGMSVKVADEVFILPLNAVMESLQPREEDLHPLAGGERVLEVRGEYLPLVELWKVFEVDGAKTEATQGIVVILQSAGRRYALLVDQLIGQHQVVVKNLESNYRKVPGISAATILGDGSVALIVDVSALQGLNREQRVAYTAA